One uncultured Hyphomonas sp. genomic region harbors:
- a CDS encoding DUF2269 domain-containing protein, whose translation MEWMHFLRWAHIIGATVLLGTGAGIAFFMVMAHRTRDARLIAHTASIVVIADWLFTATAVVAQPITGSLLAMEMGWPLTQGWIVASLALYVFTGLFWLPVVWIQHKLRDVAREAAETGAPLPERYFRLYRIWFACGFPAFFAVLAILWLMVARPVF comes from the coding sequence ATGGAGTGGATGCATTTCCTGCGCTGGGCGCACATTATCGGGGCGACCGTCCTGCTCGGCACCGGGGCAGGCATCGCCTTCTTCATGGTAATGGCCCATCGCACGCGCGATGCGCGGCTGATCGCGCATACGGCCTCCATCGTGGTGATCGCAGACTGGCTGTTCACAGCGACGGCGGTCGTTGCCCAGCCCATCACCGGCTCGCTGCTCGCCATGGAGATGGGGTGGCCGCTCACGCAGGGCTGGATCGTCGCATCGCTGGCGCTCTACGTCTTCACCGGTCTCTTCTGGCTGCCGGTCGTCTGGATACAGCACAAATTGCGCGATGTCGCCCGCGAAGCGGCAGAGACGGGCGCGCCCCTGCCGGAGCGCTATTTCCGCCTCTATCGCATCTGGTTCGCCTGCGGGTTCCCGGCCTTCTTCGCCGTGCTGGCGATCCTCTGGCTGATGGTCGCCCGACCGGTCTTCTAG